The following proteins come from a genomic window of Geomonas sp. RF6:
- the fdh gene encoding formate dehydrogenase, translating to MKKKSSRSMWPALRQLFSADLAGLGESAMSGRSAALAPRIKDAEKAVGSVCPYCGVGCGQKVYVKDGKIMDIEGDYDSPISGGCLCPKGAAAMQLVTGTHRVDTVLYRPPHGRRWEKIPLERALDMVAQRVKKTRDENWEELHEQGHPLRRTLGIAHLGGATLDNEENYLIKKLFCSLGIIQVENQARIUHSSTVPGLGTSFGRGGATTFQQDLQNSDCIVIEGSNMAECHPVGFRWVMEAKRRGAKIIHIDPRFTRTSAVSDIYVPIRAGSDIAFLGGLINYIIENDLWFHEYVENYTNASAIVDPKYRDTDELDGLFSGWDEEKGQYDPESWQYRGVQLAPAAGHREMFSGEPRSERGASISAEEHDDTLQDPNCVFQIVKRHYSRYTPEMVERITGIPQDLFLTVAKTLCENSGRERTSAFCYAVGWTQHSVGVQYIRCASIVQLLLGNIGRPGGGIMALRGHSSIQGSTDIPTLYNMLPGYLPMPKASYDTELKKYIEYNESASGWWSDFGKYIVSLLKAWYGSAATAGNDWCYDYLPHISGDHSHMVTVSAMADGVVKGYFVMGQNPAVGSMNNALQRKGLRALEWLVVRDFAPTETAEFWRIGPEFDRGEVRSRDIATEVFFFPCAAHTEKDGSFTNTQRLLQWHHKAVEPPGDCRSDLHFIYHLGKRLKELYAGSTEKKDRPILNLTWDYRLLGEQEEPDAEEILAEINGYTLPERRPISAYTELAADGSTACGCWIYCGCRKDGVNQPSRRKPAKEQSWVAPEWGWAWPANRRMLYNRASADPEGRPWSERKSYIWWDAEKKAWTGHDNPDMIPDRPPDYRPPKDAEGKDTLSGIDPFIMQAEGKAWMYDPTGLLDGPLPTHYEPEESVVQNALYGQQCNPARIEWVRPENPYHKAYDDPRYPFVATTARVTEHHTVGGMSRWLPWLCELQPEMFVEISPELAELRGLKNGGWATVRTVRGEIEARVLVTARMQPLTVQGRVVHQINLPYHWSYVGRSTGDSANELTAFVADPNVSIQESKAFSVDIVAGRHSEKRRAATSGPLSRPADIEEEPRDLPPVQKKPVGSHGVRVGKVELTEEA from the coding sequence ATGAAAAAGAAGTCGTCACGCTCGATGTGGCCGGCGCTGCGGCAGCTTTTCTCGGCTGATCTCGCAGGGCTCGGGGAGTCAGCGATGTCGGGGCGCAGCGCCGCACTCGCCCCCCGTATCAAGGATGCCGAGAAAGCTGTCGGCTCGGTCTGCCCCTACTGCGGGGTGGGGTGCGGTCAGAAGGTGTACGTGAAGGACGGGAAGATCATGGACATCGAGGGGGACTACGACTCCCCGATCTCGGGAGGGTGCCTCTGCCCGAAGGGGGCGGCCGCCATGCAGCTCGTGACCGGGACGCACCGGGTGGACACGGTGCTGTACCGCCCCCCGCACGGCAGGAGATGGGAGAAGATCCCGCTGGAGCGCGCCCTGGACATGGTGGCGCAACGGGTGAAAAAGACCCGGGACGAGAATTGGGAGGAGCTGCACGAGCAGGGGCACCCGCTGCGGCGCACCCTCGGCATCGCGCACCTCGGCGGGGCGACCCTCGACAACGAGGAAAACTACCTCATCAAGAAGCTCTTCTGCTCCCTCGGGATCATACAGGTGGAGAACCAGGCCCGTATCTGACACTCCTCCACGGTCCCCGGTCTGGGGACCTCCTTCGGCAGGGGGGGCGCCACCACTTTCCAGCAGGACCTGCAAAATTCCGATTGCATCGTCATCGAAGGGTCCAATATGGCGGAGTGCCATCCGGTGGGGTTTAGGTGGGTGATGGAAGCAAAGCGCCGCGGCGCGAAGATAATCCACATCGACCCGCGCTTCACCCGCACCAGCGCAGTCTCCGACATCTACGTCCCGATCCGTGCCGGAAGCGACATCGCCTTCCTCGGTGGGCTCATAAACTACATCATCGAAAACGACCTGTGGTTCCACGAGTACGTGGAGAACTACACGAATGCCTCCGCCATCGTCGACCCGAAGTACCGCGACACCGACGAGCTGGACGGTCTTTTCAGCGGCTGGGACGAGGAGAAGGGGCAGTACGATCCGGAGAGCTGGCAGTACCGCGGCGTGCAGCTCGCGCCGGCGGCCGGGCACCGGGAGATGTTCTCGGGGGAGCCGCGTTCCGAGCGAGGCGCGAGCATCTCCGCTGAGGAGCACGACGACACCCTGCAGGACCCGAACTGCGTCTTCCAGATCGTTAAGCGCCACTATTCCCGCTACACCCCGGAGATGGTGGAAAGAATAACAGGCATCCCGCAGGACCTCTTCCTGACGGTGGCAAAGACCCTGTGCGAAAACTCCGGACGGGAGCGCACCAGCGCCTTCTGCTACGCTGTCGGGTGGACGCAGCATTCGGTCGGAGTCCAGTACATCCGCTGTGCCTCCATCGTGCAACTCCTTCTGGGGAACATCGGCCGCCCGGGGGGAGGGATCATGGCGCTGCGGGGGCACTCGTCCATACAGGGCTCCACAGACATCCCCACCCTCTACAACATGCTCCCCGGCTACCTCCCGATGCCGAAGGCCTCCTACGACACGGAACTCAAGAAGTACATCGAATACAACGAGTCCGCCTCCGGCTGGTGGAGCGACTTCGGAAAGTACATCGTCTCGCTTCTGAAGGCGTGGTACGGGAGTGCTGCCACCGCCGGGAACGACTGGTGCTACGACTATCTCCCCCACATAAGCGGCGACCACTCCCATATGGTGACCGTTTCCGCCATGGCGGACGGCGTTGTGAAGGGGTACTTCGTGATGGGGCAGAACCCGGCGGTGGGATCGATGAACAACGCCCTGCAGCGGAAAGGGCTGCGCGCCCTCGAATGGCTCGTGGTGCGCGATTTCGCTCCCACGGAGACCGCGGAGTTCTGGCGCATCGGGCCGGAGTTCGACCGCGGCGAGGTGAGGTCGCGCGACATCGCCACGGAGGTCTTCTTCTTCCCCTGTGCGGCCCACACGGAAAAGGACGGCTCATTTACCAACACGCAGCGACTCCTGCAGTGGCACCACAAGGCAGTGGAGCCGCCGGGGGACTGCCGCAGCGACCTGCACTTCATCTACCATCTCGGCAAACGGCTGAAGGAGTTGTACGCCGGCTCGACCGAAAAGAAGGACCGCCCGATCCTCAACCTGACCTGGGACTACCGTCTCCTCGGAGAGCAGGAGGAGCCGGACGCAGAGGAGATCCTTGCGGAGATAAACGGCTACACCCTCCCGGAGAGACGCCCGATCAGCGCCTACACGGAGCTTGCCGCCGACGGCAGCACCGCCTGCGGCTGCTGGATTTACTGCGGCTGCCGCAAGGACGGCGTGAACCAGCCCTCGAGGCGCAAACCGGCAAAGGAGCAGAGCTGGGTCGCACCGGAGTGGGGATGGGCGTGGCCGGCGAACCGGCGCATGCTGTACAACCGCGCCTCCGCCGACCCGGAGGGGCGCCCCTGGTCAGAGCGGAAGAGCTACATCTGGTGGGACGCCGAGAAGAAGGCCTGGACCGGGCACGACAACCCCGACATGATCCCGGACCGCCCCCCCGACTACCGCCCCCCGAAGGACGCGGAGGGGAAGGACACCCTCTCGGGTATCGATCCCTTCATCATGCAGGCGGAGGGAAAGGCCTGGATGTACGACCCCACCGGGCTTCTGGACGGCCCCCTTCCGACCCACTACGAGCCGGAAGAGTCGGTGGTGCAAAACGCCCTCTACGGCCAGCAGTGCAACCCGGCGCGCATCGAGTGGGTGCGACCGGAGAACCCGTACCACAAGGCGTACGACGACCCGCGCTACCCCTTCGTCGCCACCACCGCCCGCGTCACCGAGCATCACACCGTAGGGGGAATGTCGCGCTGGCTCCCGTGGCTTTGCGAGCTGCAGCCGGAGATGTTCGTGGAGATCTCTCCGGAGCTTGCCGAGCTGCGCGGGCTGAAAAACGGAGGTTGGGCGACGGTCCGCACGGTTCGCGGCGAGATCGAGGCGAGGGTCCTTGTCACGGCGCGCATGCAGCCCCTGACGGTGCAGGGCAGGGTCGTGCACCAGATCAACCTGCCGTACCACTGGAGCTACGTCGGACGCTCCACCGGCGACTCGGCAAACGAGCTCACAGCCTTTGTAGCGGACCCGAACGTATCCATCCAGGAGTCGAAGGCTTTCTCGGTCGATATCGTCGCGGGGCGGCACAGCGAGAAGCGCCGCGCCGCCACCTCGGGGCCGCTGTCGCGCCCGGCCGATATCGAGGAAGAGCCGCGCGACCTCCCGCCGGTGCAGAAAAAGCCGGTGGGGAGCCACGGTGTGCGGGTCGGGAAAGTCGAGCTTACGGAGGAGGCCTGA
- a CDS encoding 4Fe-4S dicluster domain-containing protein: MAATGFFTDTTVCIGCKACEVACKQWNQLPADGNFFSGRSYDNTVHLEATSWRHVAFVEREKKLSGQISGTRPFSWLFMSDVCKHCRRAGCLEACPTGAIVRNEFESVYVQPDVCNGCGYCVVACPFGVINRRDDDGRAWKCTLCYDRQKEGIEPACAKACPTDSILFGEVESLKEHARKRLSELHARGVTEAYLYGMTADDQPGTEGLNAFFLLVDRPEVYNLPPSPGVPTKTTGISWASMALAAAGMTVAALAAARAGGKR; the protein is encoded by the coding sequence ATGGCAGCGACAGGTTTTTTCACGGACACCACCGTGTGCATCGGGTGCAAGGCGTGCGAGGTGGCGTGCAAGCAGTGGAACCAGCTTCCCGCCGACGGCAACTTCTTCAGCGGGCGCTCCTACGACAACACCGTGCACCTGGAGGCGACGAGCTGGCGCCACGTCGCCTTCGTGGAGCGGGAGAAAAAGCTCTCAGGGCAGATCAGCGGCACGCGCCCCTTCTCCTGGCTTTTCATGTCCGACGTCTGCAAGCACTGCCGGCGCGCCGGGTGCCTGGAGGCGTGCCCCACCGGCGCGATCGTGCGCAACGAGTTCGAGAGCGTCTACGTGCAGCCGGATGTCTGCAACGGCTGCGGCTACTGCGTCGTCGCCTGCCCCTTCGGGGTCATCAACCGCAGGGACGACGACGGGCGGGCCTGGAAGTGCACCCTCTGCTACGACCGGCAAAAGGAGGGGATCGAGCCCGCCTGCGCGAAGGCGTGTCCCACCGACTCCATCCTTTTCGGGGAGGTGGAGAGTCTGAAGGAGCACGCCCGCAAGCGCCTGTCCGAGCTGCACGCGCGCGGGGTGACGGAGGCATATCTGTACGGGATGACCGCCGACGACCAGCCGGGGACGGAGGGGCTCAATGCCTTCTTCCTCCTGGTGGACCGCCCCGAGGTGTACAACCTTCCCCCCTCCCCCGGCGTCCCGACGAAGACGACGGGAATCTCCTGGGCCTCCATGGCCCTGGCAGCAGCAGGAATGACGGTCGCAGCCCTCGCTGCGGCGCGAGCCGGAGGTAAACGATGA
- the nrfD gene encoding NrfD/PsrC family molybdoenzyme membrane anchor subunit, with protein sequence MNLPWKQKATVGRELDPKLAIVTGEGSQIAVRRPEPASTPIPVWEVLPSVDRQGRPDYYGIPLLKEPVWIWSVPVYFWAGGVAGGSAVLGAALHGKRKMRKLASACRWLSFLGTTVGPALLTWDLGKKTRFLNMLRVFRPTSPMSIGSWALAGSGMLSTIALLQGDRPSARPTNMALAGGGIVLSGYTGVLLGNTANPLWWQTRRTLPILFTASAMASTAAVLEMLPLKKREERVVQVFGTIGKVGEAAGMMAMEKIAGRVPEVANPFREGKCGFLWQSARGLVAAGIILNLLPGKSPFKRRLGGALTTVGALCLRYALLESGKCSARDPQAVFEAQRAHQDAVPMQQNGGELQGEYPQFI encoded by the coding sequence ATGAACCTCCCGTGGAAACAGAAGGCAACGGTGGGAAGGGAACTCGACCCGAAGCTGGCGATCGTGACCGGCGAAGGGTCGCAGATCGCGGTGCGGCGTCCCGAACCTGCGTCCACACCGATTCCGGTATGGGAGGTGCTCCCGTCGGTAGATCGCCAGGGGCGCCCCGACTACTACGGGATTCCCCTGCTAAAGGAGCCGGTGTGGATCTGGTCGGTGCCGGTCTACTTCTGGGCGGGGGGTGTGGCGGGGGGAAGCGCAGTTCTCGGCGCGGCGCTGCACGGAAAAAGAAAGATGCGCAAGCTCGCCTCGGCCTGCCGCTGGCTCTCATTCCTCGGCACCACCGTCGGACCCGCGCTCCTCACCTGGGACCTTGGAAAAAAGACGCGCTTTTTGAACATGCTGCGGGTCTTTCGCCCGACTTCACCGATGAGCATCGGGTCGTGGGCATTGGCGGGCTCGGGGATGCTCTCCACCATCGCACTCCTGCAGGGGGATCGCCCCTCCGCGCGCCCGACAAACATGGCGCTCGCCGGAGGAGGGATCGTCCTTTCCGGGTACACAGGGGTGCTCTTGGGGAACACGGCAAACCCGCTCTGGTGGCAGACGCGCCGCACCCTTCCGATCCTCTTCACGGCGTCCGCGATGGCAAGCACCGCGGCGGTCCTCGAGATGCTGCCGCTGAAGAAGCGCGAAGAAAGGGTCGTGCAGGTATTCGGCACGATCGGAAAAGTCGGGGAAGCTGCCGGCATGATGGCGATGGAGAAGATCGCAGGGCGGGTGCCCGAAGTCGCCAACCCCTTCAGGGAAGGAAAGTGCGGTTTCCTGTGGCAGAGCGCCCGAGGACTCGTGGCCGCTGGAATAATTCTGAACCTCCTCCCCGGCAAATCCCCCTTCAAGAGGAGGCTCGGCGGAGCGCTCACCACCGTAGGCGCGCTCTGCCTCAGGTACGCCCTCCTGGAGTCGGGGAAGTGTTCCGCACGCGATCCGCAGGCGGTCTTCGAGGCGCAGCGGGCGCATCAGGATGCCGTCCCGATGCAGCAAAACGGTGGGGAGCTGCAAGGGGAGTACCCCCAGTTCATTTAG
- a CDS encoding molybdopterin molybdotransferase MoeA, which translates to MISIEDAQRTVLERISTVEGEEVPLLQALNRVTTEDHISPWDIPPADNSAMDGYAFCRATTADRLQVTGFLSAGEVRLTPVPAGEAVKIMTGAPVPPGCDTVVPVEEVEVEGTSVRILSDIKEGRHLRRRGEDIAAGEVALAKGTVLRPQELSLLAAMGKTAVRVHRRARVAIISTGDELVEPGCVPTPGKIINSNSYALAAQVLEAGGEPILLGIAPDTLHDTAEKIRAGTSADFVVLNGGVSVGDKDYVKAAIEELGGSFAFWKVDMKPGKPLAFGEVMGKAVFALPGNPVAAAVSFELFVRPALLRCMGHRHIFRPTVKAFLQEVVHNSATRPHLMRSMVTREEDRYVVSTTGVQCSAKISSLTRGNALMTLPPECSLATGAEVEVMLLDSSFGKSLVEAGVA; encoded by the coding sequence ATGATCAGCATCGAAGACGCGCAGCGCACCGTGTTGGAGAGGATCAGCACCGTAGAGGGCGAAGAGGTGCCACTCCTGCAGGCTCTGAACAGGGTCACCACCGAAGACCATATCTCCCCCTGGGACATCCCTCCCGCAGACAACTCCGCCATGGACGGGTACGCCTTCTGCCGCGCCACCACAGCGGACCGGCTGCAGGTCACCGGGTTCCTCTCCGCCGGAGAGGTGCGCCTGACGCCGGTTCCCGCCGGGGAAGCGGTGAAGATAATGACCGGCGCCCCTGTGCCGCCGGGGTGCGACACGGTGGTCCCCGTCGAGGAGGTAGAAGTCGAGGGGACGAGCGTGAGAATCCTTTCCGACATAAAGGAAGGGAGGCACCTGCGCCGCCGCGGTGAGGACATCGCCGCAGGAGAGGTCGCTCTCGCGAAGGGAACGGTCCTGAGACCGCAGGAACTCAGTCTCCTCGCCGCGATGGGGAAGACCGCGGTGAGGGTACATCGTCGCGCCCGCGTCGCCATCATCTCCACCGGGGATGAGCTGGTGGAGCCGGGATGCGTGCCGACTCCCGGGAAGATCATCAACAGCAACAGCTACGCCCTCGCCGCCCAGGTCCTGGAGGCGGGAGGGGAGCCGATCCTCCTGGGGATCGCGCCGGACACGTTGCACGACACGGCCGAGAAGATCAGGGCGGGAACGTCTGCCGACTTTGTGGTGCTAAACGGCGGAGTATCGGTAGGTGACAAGGACTACGTGAAGGCTGCGATAGAGGAACTCGGCGGCTCCTTCGCGTTCTGGAAGGTCGACATGAAGCCGGGGAAACCTCTCGCCTTCGGAGAGGTGATGGGAAAGGCGGTGTTCGCCCTCCCCGGTAATCCGGTAGCGGCGGCCGTCTCCTTCGAGCTCTTCGTGCGCCCCGCGCTCCTCAGGTGCATGGGACACCGGCACATCTTCCGCCCGACGGTGAAGGCTTTTCTTCAGGAAGTGGTACATAACTCCGCGACCCGGCCGCACCTTATGCGCAGCATGGTGACCAGAGAGGAGGACCGCTACGTCGTCTCCACCACAGGAGTGCAGTGCTCGGCTAAGATCTCCTCCCTCACGAGGGGAAACGCGCTCATGACGCTCCCCCCCGAGTGCTCGCTCGCCACCGGCGCCGAGGTGGAGGTCATGCTCCTGGACAGCTCTTTTGGAAAAAGCCTGGTGGAGGCAGGGGTTGCATAG